The Corvus hawaiiensis isolate bCorHaw1 chromosome 9, bCorHaw1.pri.cur, whole genome shotgun sequence genomic sequence AACACTTCCATTCCTAACATTAAAAAAGGGGGTTTAAAATATTCAAACTAAAAGAGAGCCTTTACACCAAGGGAGGATCCTAGTGCTCTACCCACACAAGCGTTGTGGGTCACGCAAAGGACCAGGACAGGACAGAAGTCACCTGTGTTTAGACCTCATTTGAAAAACAACTCTTTAACTGGCACATTCCAATTGATAAGTTTTCCTTGGTGGACAGGCACAGCCTTGCAGGAATCCCAGCCCACACTGGATCAGGACACTGTGACTGGCTGAGGGAAGGACAGATGGCAAGGTCTGCACTCATTAGGCACTAGCAGACAGCGAGGGTGattaaaaaacacaaagaagTCTTCCAGGAGCTGCCACCAAAAGCTGGGCTGGCTTCTTCCATCCTCCTGCATGACAGACATGGGTGTTCTCCTTCCCCGCTGGAGTAAACCAGCATTTCCACTGGCCAGAGGAGCAGATCTCCAGTGCTATTTCTGGCTGGGACACACAGCGCTCCGTGGCCTATGGATATCCCACCTAAAGAGCTGCTGCCCAAAAGAGGCCCCGAGAGCCTTCGGACACGCTACACTCCTCTGCTATTCCAAAGCtttgccagcagctgccagctgccTGCTTAATAAGCAGGAATAGGAAATGCAGCAAGTTTACAGCAGGGAGAAGAGTATTCAGCTGGGTCCTTGCTCCATTCCAAAACCATGGTTTTCCTACTTTTTGACTTTATAAATCTGGTTTACGGGGTTTTCAGTTATTTCACAGTCAGCATAGACAATATGTGAACGAGGAGGATACTGCTTGGAGGTTTCTTCGAGATGAATCTTTCCTTAGGTTGGCCTCAATGATCTTGgatgtcttttccaactttaatgattctgtgattccaggcCACAGGAAATACAGGGATTGCTTCCAAATAAAGTCAAGTATGGCCATGACTTCTGAGAATGAAAAAATTCACACACATCACAGAGAAATGTAGCAACTTCTCAGCTTGCATCCACACATGGATCCCTTCCGAGAAGAACTCCCGGAAttacccagcactgcccagcggGACAGCAGGAATGACCAGGAGAAGGCAGAAGTCACGAGGACATTCACGATCTGCAATGCACATCTTTATCCTCCCACATATTCTGCTCATTTCAGCACAGCactaattggttttttttttaatatggcagaaaatgcagcagtttCATTATGAGGAGGGCTGTAAAGATGTGAATAACAGCAGTATTTCTACCCTAAGTACGTGCAGCGAAAAATGCCCTCCCCCAGCATTGCTCTGTGCTTTAAAATGTGCACAGACAAGCGAAGCAAATCATGCAGACACAGAAGTTGGCTTGTAAATTAAGGCAGAGTAATTGAGCTCTGCCTGAACTTTCTTCCCCTGAATCCTAAACAACCTGTCGAGCAAGTGTTCTTCCTTGGAGCAGTCAAGGTAAGAGGTatttttagtttggaaaagcagcactggagctgTACAAAGCAGAAGGTCGGGTACACCAAACACTCCTTCTGTCGCTGCTATTTCTGTGAGCTGGGCTGGTTTCTGTGAGCTGGGCTGgtttctgtgagctgtgctccagCCACCCCTTCCCTGGCTCCCAAAGCCTGGTGCTGCAGAATGGGGgggccaggaggggctggggcacggagtcatagaatcacagaatgggttgggttggaaagacCTAAAAGCTCTTTccgttccaacccctgccatgggcaaggacaccttccaaaACTCCAAGattgctccaacctggccttgaacacttccaggggtgggtgCACAGGAGCCTCCTTGGCTGCGGTGATCAAACACCTCCCTTGGAAACTGCCCTGGAGGAGAGAGGCTTTCCCTTCCTAATCTGAAAAgatggagaagaggagaaaattatatttccctgttgcagtggggatacatTTCCCCTTCATAAAAGGCTCAGGAGAGCTCAGGCACACTGGGATCACGGTGCTGCGGGACTAAGGGGAGCCTCCACATCCCAGCACCCACcactgctgggctcagctcccAGTGGGCACCAAGCCCTCCTGCCCAAGCCCCTCCGGCTGCCACCTCCAGCACCCgcagcagctcttcccagggTCATTACTGGGGGAAGTTAGGGGTGAAAAATTAGGAGGCGTCTCCATGGAACAGCCAAGGGCCaggtgcagcagtgctgggaggacTGGGACGTGCCTAAGTGGAACCCGCTGGGCAGGCTGGTAACTGTCTGAGCAGaaagctgctcctccctgccagctcaAGCTGCCTCTGCTTCCACAGGCTGCTCCCGTCTCGCTGCCGCTGACACGGCCACTTTGTGCCCGCTGCCTCCTCCCACGCGCCCGCCGCTGGCACCGCCACACGGCCACGGGAACGCAccggcagctggagcagggcctgctctgcctggaaaAAGCAAAGACGCTGTGTTTTTCCCCCTGTGCCGCCTTATTtcaggctggctgtgctggtgttgCAGCCCTGTGGGTGGCAGGAAAGGGAACACGTTAAACCGCGATTGCAGCCGAGCGTGGGGCAGCCCACGGCCGCGTGTTCGGTGTTGGGAGTTGTGCCTCCCCCACTCCTTCCCCACTGcctggcctggagcagctcagcctcctgctccaggctcGCTGCTGACCCTGGCCCACAGCCACAGGCCTTGGTGCTGAGGGAATCAGGTGCCTGAGAGGGATATGGGGATGCCAGTGATGACTGGGATACCCTCGCACATGGAATGTGCACAGGAGCTCCTGCAACAGCCATCTTCCAGCAGGCTGACTCGCTGCCCTTTATCCTGAACCGACAGACAGACAAAATCTGGGCTGGCACTGTCCCTGGGGCAATGAAACCCTCTGGGGTACAAGTGTCAGCGTGCCCCACGGTGACACTGCCACTGAGGCTGTCCAGGAGACCCTCAGCCAGTCACGGTCCCCCTGGGGAAGCGATGGTGGGGATGGAGCTGCCTCCAAGCCCTGCCAGCGCCAAGCCCGGCTCGTTCTCGCCGTGCCGAAAACCAGCCCGTCCTGTTTGCTCACCCAGCTCCGAGCGGGACCGGCCGCGGGGTGTGGAGGGCGGCCAAGGGAGCTGGGCCGGGCTGCTGAGCCGGCAGCTCCGCTGGATCCGCGGGAATTGCTGCCGAGCCGGGGCAGGCGAGAGTGCTCTGAGTCACCCCACACCAACCCTGCCTGGCGTGGGGCTGCGGAGGGACAGTGCCCACCATCATCATCCTCGTCCGTCCCGCTCACTCTCACCATCCTCAGCCTTCCTGCTCACCCTCACCATCCTCAGCCTGCCCGCTCACTCTCACCACCCTCAGCCTGCCCCTCCAGCGGCTGCGGGGAGCACAGAGTTCATCCGCTGCACAAATAAAAACGGCCTTTTTGTTTTATGGAGCACAATGCAGGGCAGGAACGAGTGTAGGTTTATTTTGGGGCACGGCCAAGGCAGGGCTGAGTTAAGGAAGACACAGTTTCCcacctggcagctgcaggagagcaaGGAGATTGAGCTTGGCCGAGGTCTTTGCTGCACCAGCTGAGCCCTGAGCCTGGTGGCACCAGGATAAactctgctggagcagggatcagCGCAGCCCATCCCAGGCCCTCTGGCACCCAAAGCCCTTCTCACACGAGGCACCTGTCCCAAACACGACCCAGCCCCAGTGCTTGGTTTTTCTCGTCCCTGCAGATGCATTTGACACAAAACTGACCTGAGCCAAGCCCTCCGTgccagcagcccagcctgggagcacccAGCCGCTGCTGTTTGCACATGGGGCAGGGCCCTCAGTTTTCCTTGTCCAGACTGATCCTCCTGCCTGCTTCTCCTGCCTGTTTGGGTTCTGGgaggagcccagccctgcaggacccCCGGGGAAGTGGGGAGAAATCCTTGAGGGGCGTGCAGCACACGGAGTAATCCCAGCACCGGCTCCCCAGCACTCAGCTGAGCACCCCTTTGCTCTGCTGTGCTTGATTGAAACAGGCTTGGCGCAAACTCCAGGACCTCGGTGGGActctgggcagagcaggacgtgcaggagcagcagcagcagctcccgtGCAGAAACCTCGCGTGTTCCAGGCGCGGGGATGACACCGCCTCCGCCACCAGCGTGGTGCCAGGTTTGGGCCATGAGTCGGAGCCATTCCTGCCGGCACCGTCTGTCACGGACCAGGCTGGTATTCCCAGGCTGGTATTCccaggggctgagcagggcaccGGCTCAGCCCACGTGCTGTTCCCGGGAGCCCCGGGCCCACGCGTGCCGACCGAGCTGCTGCGGCAGCAGCTGGCCCGGGTAAGGAAATACAGGAACAGGCAGATCAAACACGCCGAAAGGAGGTCACGGaactgcctctgctgctgctcggCGAGGCACCTACTCATTAGGGTGATTACAGGCACCCAGCTCTGCTAACGAGCGGCGTGGGCTGCCCGACCCGCACGTCTCAAACAAGCCTCGGGGCTGTTGTCGCACGTTCGGCTCAGCTGCGGCTCGGGTGGCAGCTTGGGAGGTGTCCCCactgctcctgcctgtcccaAGCCCTCCAAAggggatcccaaatcctggTAGGTGCAGTGCACCCCGGGTAGGCTTGCTGTGCATCCTTGGGGTGTAGAGCGGGGTTGGGGTGCTTCCTGAGCCCGGAGCTGATGTACAGGCAGGAATATTGAGGTGCAGAGACCACCCTTTTCCATGGATGTTTGGGGGGATGAAGGGGCTGGACCTCAGGGCAGCGCACAGGAGGCTGCTCACAGGCTGAGCATCCGGGGGCTGGCTCTCCATCACACACTGTCCTTAAGGCATCGGCCACAAAAGTGTCTCCTGAGGAGGAGATGCAAAGGCTCGGGATGTGTTTGCGAGAGCTCCTGCCCAGGAAGTGAACCTTTGCCTGGCCACCCGTCCTGCCTGGATCCCACCCATCCCGCCTGGATCCCACCCGTCCTGCCTGGATCCCACCCATCCCGCCTGGCTCCTGGGCTGCAGGCACCACAGACAAATGAAAGATGCTCAGCCTGCAGCCCAGGACCTGCAGCAAgacccccaacccctccccacACTGAGGATTCTTCCCCTGAGTTCTTCACCCTCTGCCTTGTGTCGCTCATGGACTGTCCCAGTGCTGATGTCCCACAGGgtccccacagctgctcccttaGATAAGGACACAaatgagcagggagctgcaggactgACAGCTCTGATAAGGTGCCACAGGGAGCGCACTCCCCAGGCTGGTGGCATGGTGGGCAATCATCCCCAGGCCGGTGGCATGGTGGGCATCCCGTCCTGTCCATGGCGCAGGTCCTGTTTGTGGTCAAGGTGAttggatcacagaatggtttgggctggaagggaccttaaagatcatctcttTCCAACTAATTCTAATTCTAATTCTAATTAGAAAATTatgcatattaaaaaagaagtgtgcgttTTCGCAAGACAAACAAACCACCCTTGTTAACAGGTTCATGTTAAAGGATTGGCCTGACTGCTCCAGGAAGTGAGTGCAGGTCCTCCTCCCCCCGTGGCAGGTGGGAAGCGGTGTCAGCCACATCCCCGGTGTCAGCCACATCCCCGGTGACACGGCAGCGCTCAGGGATGCCGGGAGCCCCcggccctgctcctgctccacagGACATTGCTGCTCCATGAGGCCAGCCaggaagcagctccctgcaggtgCCCTGGAGCATgtgcagctgcatttttctgcttctttcatcACCTCTAATTCCTCCTAAAGAGCTTCTGGGCTTGGGGCACAAGCCCCACATTCCCCTGGGGCTCCCCTGCTCTCTGCACCGCTGGACAGGTTTGGTGTGGAGATGCCATCAGGATGGGACGTCCTGAGGtccatcccaccctgctcccactgctcctgcagccgcTGCCTCCATCCTCCATGGGATGGTTTCTCACCCAATGTTTCTTCTGGTTTCACAGCCCAAGTGACTCCCTGGGCTGTTGGCGgcccccagcctgcagccccaCAGTGGGGCAGGGGGGTCAGCACAAACAGACCCTAATCCCACTGGTGCCACCAGGCTGTCCTTGTCAGGATCCCATGATTAAAGGCTGCACTCATCGTTCTCTTTTTCCTTACTGCAAAACTAcatcaaaaaaaccaacaaacgcATTTTTCCTGCCGTGCCAGAGCCGCGATATCCCGGCTTGAGCTCCCGGGTGCTCCCCCCGGTGCGGCCGCCAGAGGGCACCGGAGCGACGGCGGCCGCGTCCCctccgtgtccctgtcctgtccctgtccctgtccctgtccgtgtgcGGGCAGGGGCCGAACctgggcagggatgctccaaacccatccagcctggccttggacactgccagggatccaggggcagccacagctgctctgggaattctattccagggcctgcccacctccccagccaggaattccttcccaatatcccatccagccctgccctctggcactgggaagccattccctggctcctgtccctccaggccttgtccccagtccctctgcagctctcctggagccccttcaggccctgccaggggctctgagctctccctggagccttctcctctccaggtgagcacccccagctctgccagcctggctccagagcagaggggctccagccctgcagcagctcctggggttCCTCTGGaatcactccagcagctccaagtcCTCCTGCTGTtggaccccagggctggaggcagctctgcaatGGGGTCTCATAAACATTATATgcattttatattatatattttagtTTATATTTTGTAATCTGCTCTCAAATAAACATCCCTGTCTCATTATCTCTGCTGCAATGACCATCGAACTCAGGGCTTCGCTCCAAGGTCCTTCCCCTTTGCTTTCCAAACACTCTTCCCACTCCGTGTATTTATAGGAGACAAAATGAATTCAGCTAAATGATTTAATGTCCCCCCCCgagctccctgctgcccacagaaCACCAGGAAATGTAACTCTGACTGGAGGCTGAACCAGCCCGGTTCCCTGATTCCACGTTCATGACTGGGGGCTGGTTTGGGGAGGGTCCAGCCCTCCCTCTGCTCATACCAGAGCTCTTCTGCATgcacagggaaagcaaagcacCTGGGAAACAGGGAGCTGCCCGTGGGAGGCTGGGTgtctccagcagggcacagGAAGACAATTCCTTGTGGGGCAGGACAGTGTTCCCTCACGGAAGAGCCACTCGTGTGCTGGTTTATGGCCCCACGCTGCCATTAAATGGACaaagtttggttttattttcctgcagctctccctgtccccatcctggacttcgcccggcgctgcccggccggATGATTCCCACCAGCACTCGAGGCTGCCACGTGAGCCCGGCCTGCACAGGGTGTGAAAAACACCTGCTCCATGCAGGGAGGAGGGGTGGAGGGATGCATCTAGGGCAAGGGATGGCAGGCAGATGGaatttccctgccagcagcagcgcAGGTTTCTGCTGCCCTGAATTCACAGgtatgaggagctgctgggagccgAGCAGGGACTTGCTGGGGCAGCACCTCAcaggctggggaaggaaaagacatTCCAGCAGCTACCCAGGGTGGTGGGACATGGGTGATccatataatcatagaatcctgGGCTGGAAGCCACCTTagagctcatccagttccactctCCTGGGgagtgggcagggacaccttccactatcccaggctgctccaagccctgtccaacccggctttgagcacttccaggaatggagcagccacagctgccagggtctcaccaccctcacagccaagaatttcctcctaatcTCTAATTTCCATCCCCCCCTCCTTCAGTTCAAAGCCATTAAAGCACTCCCAGGCTCCCACTTGTGCTCCCTGTTTGCAGAGTTCCTGCTGCCGAGCCCCAgagtgctgcagccagggagacCCAGCTATGTTCCAGCACCACGGAGGGCCACAGGAATGTGCTGAGTGCAGGCAAACCGGGTGGGATAAACACATCCCAGATCccgcagccccccagccccctgccctcccacctTTGGGGGAGGTAACCCCCAGTCAGGAGCCTGCAAAGGAGCCTGGGCCAGGCAGGAGGTGGCTGTCTGTTCCAGGGAAGTCCCATCCCTGCTCCGTGCCACCGAGCCGGGCTCTCAGCTGCACTCCCGTGACCTGGGAGGTTGAGAAAGCTGCTGGCACCGTGCCCAGCTCCAGAGCCAAACCCAGCCAGGCCCAGACTTCCTGGCTGCCCTGTGCGCTCCCAGGTCTGGCCAAAGTCAAACCCTGAACACCAGCAGGGGTAGCTCCAGCTGAACCCCGCTTTTAGTTCCATCAGGGATGGAGAAACTCCAAGGAAAACAGGGGGAAAGTGCCTTCTTGCTCTTGTTGTGCTGCCAGCGCTGGAGGGGACATGGCACTGATGGTGCCAGGGAAGCTGGACCCTGGGGCAACGCCAGGCTTCTGCCCTGCTCCACAGGGAGGCAAAGCCAAAGTTTCCTGGGTGTCAGAGCCCGGGGGATCTGCTCCTGCAAGGCTCCGGGGTGGCATGCCCTGCTCTGGGAAGGTGGAAGCTGCACACAGCAGTGAGCTGGGGCACCGGGGTCAGGTCGGTGACACGgaactggtggcactgggaaaaCAGCGGCTGCTGGACCAGAGGCCGCCTCTGGAATGTGCAAGCTGGCGTTTGCTTTGCAGCAGCACCCGCTGCCCTCGGTATCCAGCGGATCCGGAGGGGACTGGGAACACTCagtggccctggcacagcagcgTGGGCTGCCCAGGGGACGGGTGGGGTGTCCCAGCAAACGGACACAGCAGGATGGTCAAGGGGCCAGCGGGGCTGGACAGAGGCCCCATGTGGGACAGGGCAatgcagggaaagaagggaacggATCAGGGACACCCAAACAAGGGACAGCAGAGAGCCAAGTGGGAAGGGAGCAGAAGGCCCTGTGGGGCTCAGGGGCTGGGACCACTCGGAGGCAGCCCCCGGGAAGGGCCTTGGCTGTCTGCCGGTGGCTccggcagggatggggctttgTCACCTCTCACCGACACTGTTTGATGGTTGGTCTCATTCccaaaaactgaaattaaacaaCTTGAGGCTCTGACGTGCAGGAAGCACCTCTCCAGCTGGCCCAGAAgtcctccccagcacagctcccatcGAGGACTCCAGTGGGCATCTCCCACATCCCTGGAGGTTAACCCACTGCTCGCCAAGCTGCCTCCAACCACGGGCAGCCAAACCCCACAGCCAGAGAACATTTGGGGTGAGGGTCTGCCGGGTGGGGGGAAGAGCTGAGCCCCTTGGCTGAGCCCGACACAGCTCCTGACCCCCGACTCTGTGATGCTGAACACGGAGGGGAGGGCAAGCACAGCCTGGTGAATGATGAAAGTCAGGATTAAAGGGCAGGGGGAGAGCAAAACACCCCGGCCGCTTTTGGCAGGCGATGAAAGGAAGGTttagcagcagctgccagctgggaacTGACGGAGGGACAACTGCGGGTCCGGCTCCATCCCGGGCTGCCCAGGCCGGCAGCCACGGCacatccccagcacagccacccacTGTCCCCGCAGCAGAGCCGAGGCACCCAGGCACCTCCCGagcatccctgctgctcctctgggaaaagggagagacaGGAAAACTGCGCCCAGCCGGGAAGCCTGCAGGGAAAGCGCAGTTTCAGAGCATTGCCTGCCGGGTCCCGGAGCTGCCGCCgcccaggagagagaaaagaggcttcagctgcctcccagctgcCTCCGAGACAGATTTAGCTCTGGGGCCGGCACAGatggggctgcggggccggAGCCCTCGCCGCAGAGCCCTCGCCTGCAGTTGCTAATAGAGATACAGCAAATTAAGCGAACTTAATTCGGAGGGTCACCACACAATGCTCCCACCTGTTTTGCCGCGGTCCGGCCATCTGCCACCCCTCCACCTGATGCAAAAAgggctttttccccctttctcccaACGCTGTGGGCTTCGTTAAGTCGTGTCGGGTCTcatcaggctgcagcagcaggacgggggcagccagagcccagCCGGGGGGGCACTTGCAGAACAAACTCCTGCGAGGTTTCCTCCCGGAGCCAACGCACCCGGGGGGTACTGAAATCACCCTCTGCATTCTGGTTTCATATGTCCCTGAAGTgttccaggctggacagggcttggagaaacctgggatggtgggagctGTCCTTGccaaggcagggggtgggacaaAACGGTccctaaggtcccttccaacccaaaccatcccaggacgctgtgattctgtgatatctCGTGTCCCAGATGGCCAATTCAGTGATCCTGCAGGAGGTGCACGGAGAGCAGCTCGGCACCACCCTCTGCACATTGTGCTTCGGCAAACACCACTGTGGAAAATGGCTCCTGCTgttcaggagctggaggaaaacACTGACACAAGCAAAACTTTAAAGCACACGCTGCCAAAATCTCCGTGAGGGACCACCAAGGGTCCCGACTGCAGCCCTGCTCTATGGAGCCAGTGGGAATGTGCCagcccacagccaggctgggaaagagCTCTGGTACCGGCTGTGGGAGgatggaggggtttgggtgcaATAGCTGAGAAAGCTTTGACACAGCACCCATCAGGAGAAATCCTCCCCGGAGGTCTGCAGGGCTGACACGGGACAtctggagtgggagcagcttCCCGGAGAAGCACCAAGTTCTTGGAAACCTGCAAAGGGAgagatcacagaaccacagactggtttgggttgggagggaccttaaagatcatccagtgccacccctgccatggcagggacaccttccaccatcccagattgctccaagccccatccagcctggccttggacactgccagggatggggcagccacattGTTCCCTGTGGCAAACGTTGTCCCTGTGTTTGAAGGTTGGTGAGGCTGTGTCCTGAGCACACTGGTGTCCCCTGGAAGGAGCACTGCAAGAGTGCAACCCCTGTGGAGGCAGGGAAGACAGAGAACTGCATCCATCGAAGGATGGGATTCTGTCCCACTGCCCCTCTCAGGTGaggccccacctgcagagctgctccagccctgggatcaACACCaggaggacgtggagctgctggagaaatcCAGAGGAGCccccggagctgctgcagggctggagcccctctgctctggagccaggctgggagagctgggggtgctcacctggagaggagaaggctccagggagagctcagagcccctggcagggcctgaaggggctccaggagagctgcagagggactggggacaaggcatggagggacaggacacagggaatggcttcccagtgccagagggcagggctggatgggagattgggaaggaattcctggctgggaaggTGAGGAGGCCCTGGAATAGAATTCccggagcagctgtggctgcccctggatccctggcagtgtccaaggccaggttggacattggggctgggagcaggctggtctgtggcaggtgtccctgcccgtgttccattcccattcccattcccattcccattccctgtccccgtTCCCGACCGCTCCGAGCGGGGTCAGGTCCGGCCGGGCTCCGCAGCACGTGGGCGTGGCCTCATTTGCATAGGCCAATGGCAGCGGGGTATGCAAATGAGGGTGGCGCGGGttggccggggcgggcgggggtaGCGCGCGCGGGGCGCCTTTGTCCGGCAcaggcggcggggccggagcggccGGAGCGCGGCCGCGTCCCGTGCCCGGTGTCCGTCCGTGTCCCGCGTCCGGCCCTGTCCCCGTGCCCTCGTCCCCGTGATGACTCTGGAGGAGCTGCCCGGGGAGCGCCGCGCCGCCGGGAGGTGAGGCCGGGGGGGCGACGGGGGtcgggcggggagcggcgcggggTGGCCGGTGACGGCCGGTGCCGCGTGTCCCGGCGCAGGATGGAGCAGGCGGGGGACGCGctggaggaggtgctgagcaaGGCGCTGAGCCAGCGGAGCCTCACCCTCGGCGTCTACGAGGCGGCCAAGCTGCTCAACGTGTGAGTGACCCCCCGTACCCCCCGCTGCCCCCTGCCCGGTGCGGCCGCGGTGACGGCGGTGCCCCGCAGGGACCCCGATAACGTGGTGCTGTGCCTGCTGGcggccgaggaggaggaggcgggggACGCGGCGCTGCAGATCCACTTCACTCTGCTGCGGGCCTTCTGCTGCGAGAACGACATCAACATCCTGCGCGTCAGCAACCCGGCGCGCCTGgcgcagctgctgctgcccgccGCGGGCCCCGACCCGCCCGCGGACCTGCACTGCGTGCTCGTCACGGTGAGCCcgggccgccgccgcggggGGACACCCGCGGGTCCCCGCTGCCGGCCGGGACCCCTCGACATGCCGCGCCCGGGGCTCGAACCCGCGGCCTCAGCGGGCCGGCACCGGGGGTCCCGCGGGGCTTCCCGCGCCCCGAGGAAAGCGGGGTCCTGCTCCCCTTCTTCTGCTTTATCTCCCCcatctttctcctttgtttttcccctctttctcctGTTGTTCTGGGGGGGGGTTTCCctatttttcctcccttccccttctctaTATTTCGCCTCccctctttatttttccctttttctttcctttccctccccccttttatctctctctctttttattttttttccccccttccctaCTCTGCCCCAGAGTCCAAAGCTaaactcctcacatgcttccagGCTTGACTTGTTTGTTTGCCTCGGTAGCAATTTAAGATGATTCACACTCCTGGgc encodes the following:
- the GADD45A gene encoding growth arrest and DNA damage-inducible protein GADD45 alpha, with amino-acid sequence MTLEELPGERRAAGRMEQAGDALEEVLSKALSQRSLTLGVYEAAKLLNVDPDNVVLCLLAAEEEEAGDAALQIHFTLLRAFCCENDINILRVSNPARLAQLLLPAAGPDPPADLHCVLVTNPQASQWKDPALSQLMCFCRESRYLDQWVPVINLPER